A genomic region of Aspergillus oryzae RIB40 DNA, chromosome 1 contains the following coding sequences:
- a CDS encoding uncharacterized protein (predicted protein) — protein sequence MGVSYPENQLKEDGSDVVVPSASSIRGTFERLWELIPGARSKNTTSEATSCHLPETTSNRRRASVAEHSLERDEHLTEHLPKVLSRHDDQSEPYPPQETVLYLAYGSNLASKTFLGMRGIKPLSQINVIVPELRLTFDLPGLPYLEPCFAASQFRDASCKGTDTADITDSDLEGDLTSEKTVLISQREHDYLPDDPLVGVVYEVTLTDYARIIATEGGGNGYKDIVIDCYPFAESYDPTEPIPDCPESKPFKAHTLLAPVTSLDEISRRAYAQRTHSFVPRSGPAVRKPGYSQPSARYLNLILTGAAEHNLPVSYRTHLSRVPTYRITTVRQKIGKSIFLVTWGPLMLLMLRLSRILAGPDGRSPHWLMKLSDIIITAMWGSYETIFRPLFGDGERTLE from the coding sequence ATGGGTGTATCATATCCTGAAAATCAGCTCAAGGAAGATGGCTCTGATGTCGTCGTTCCATCAGCCTCATCAATACGTGGCACATTCGAGCGGTTATGGGAACTGATTCCTGGGGCCCGCAGCAAGAATACAACATCCGAAGCGACGAGTTGTCACCTTCCCGAGACAACATCTAACAGACGGCGAGCGTCAGTCGCGGAACATTCCCTCGAGAGAGACGAACACCTTACCGAACACCTACCTAAAGTTCTCAGTCGACACGATGACCAAAGCGAACCGTATCCTCCGCAGGAAACTGTCCTATACCTAGCCTATGGCTCAAATCTGGCTTCGAAGACGTTCCTGGGGATGCGAGGCATTAAACCCCTCTCTCAGATCAACGTCATCGTGCCTGAATTACGGTTAACCTTCGATCTCCCTGGACTACCGTACCTCGAGCCTTGCTTCGCAGCGAGTCAATTCCGCGACGCCTCATGCAAGGGAACGGATACAGCCGATATCACAGATAGTGATTTGGAAGGCGATCTAACATCGGAAAAGACGGTGCTCATTTCACAACGAGAGCATGATTATCTACCCGATGATCCTCTCGTCGGTGTTGTGTACGAGGTCACTCTTACCGACTACGCTCGCATAATAGCGACAGAAGGAGGCGGGAATGGATACAAGGACATCGTTATAGACTGCTATCCATTCGCTGAATCTTACGACCCAACCGAGCCTATTCCTGACTGTCCAGAATCGAAACCGTTCAAGGCACATACCCTTCTCGCTCCTGTCACGAGCCTAGACGAGATATCCCGGCGCGCTTATGCACAGCGAACACATTCATTCGTCCCGCGATCTGGGCCCGCTGTGCGGAAGCCTGGCTACTCTCAGCCATCCGCTCGCTACCTTAATTTGATCCTCACAGGGGCAGCCGAGCATAATCTCCCTGTCTCTTATCGAACGCATCTCTCTCGAGTACCAACATATCGTATTACAACTGTTCGTCAAAAGATAGGCAAGTCGATATTTTTAGTAACGTGGGGTCCACTTATGCTCCTGATGCTCAGACTCTCAAGGATTCTTGCCGGTCCGGATGGTCGCAGTCCGCATTGGTTGATGAAGCTGTCGGATATCATAATAACCGCAATGTGGGGTTCTTACGAAACCATATTTCGTCCGCTttttggagatggtgaacGAACTCTAGAATAG
- a CDS encoding 3-deoxy-7-phosphoheptulonate synthase (3-deoxy-D-arabino-heptulosonate 7-phosphate (DAHP) synthase), with amino-acid sequence MLLDSSNFFIENPNVGDTNHLEDSRIRGYNPLTPPNLLQHEIAMTETSRQTVLQARQEASAVVHGTDTDKRRLLVVVGPCSIHDPEMALEYCDRLLKLKEKYKDELLIVMRAYLEKPRTTVGWKGLINDPDIDNSFKINKGLRTSRQLFVDLTNKGMPIASEMLDTISPQFLADCLSVGAVGARTTESQVHRELASGLSFPVGFKNGTDGSLDVAVDAIGSVKHPHHFLSVTKPGVVSIVGTVGNPDCFVILRGGKKGPNYDAQSIAEAKAKLSAQGMEPRLMVDCSHGNSQKNHKNQPKVAAVLAEQIAAGETAIMGVMIESNINEGNQKVPPEGKAGLKYGVSITDACIHWEDTEAVLENLAQAVRTRKEKLAVNN; translated from the exons ATGTTACTCGATTCTAGTAAT TTCTTCATCGAAAATCCCAATGTAGGGGACACCAACCATCTGGAGGACTCGAGAA TTCGAGGATATAACCCTCTGACACCCCCCAACCTTCTCCAACATGAGATTGCTATGACAGAAACTTCCAGACAGACGGTCTTGCAAGCCCGTCAGGAGGCTAGCGCAGTCGTTCATGGCACCGACACCGACAAGCGCCGTCTGCTGGTCGTAGTGGGACCCTGCTCGATTCACGATCCCGAAATGGCCCTTGAATACTGTGACCGTCTTTTAaaactgaaggagaaataCAAGGATGAGCTTTTGATTGTCATGCGTGCCTACCTGGAGAAGCCACGTACCACTGTTGGCTGGAAGGGTCTCATAAACGACCCCGATATCGACAACAgcttcaagatcaacaagggTCTGCGCACATCTCGCCAACTTTTCGTCGATCTGACCAACAAGGGCATGCCCATTGCTAGCGAGATGCTGGACACTATCTCCCCGCAGTTCCTGGCTGACTGTCTCTCCGTTGGTGCGGTTGGCGCGCGGACAACCGAGTCCCAGGTCCACCGTGAGCTGGCTTCtggtctttccttccccgTTGGATTCAAGAACGGCACCGATGGCTCTTTGGATGTTGCAGTGGATGCCATTGGCTCGGTCAAGCACCCCCATCACTTCCTCTCCGTCACCAAGCCTGGTGTTGTCTCCATCGTCGGCACCGTGGGTAACCCCGACTGTTTCGTCATCCTCCGTGGTGGAAAGAAGGGCCCCAACTACGATGCTCAGAGCATCGCCGAGGCCAAGGCCAAACTTTCTGCACAGGGCATGGAGCCCCGTCTCATGGTGGACTGCAGCCACGGTAACTCGCAAAAGAACCACAAGAACCAGCCCAAGGTGGCTGCTGTGCTCGCGGAACAGATCGCTGCGGGTGAGACCGCAATCATGGGTGTCATGATCGAGAGTAACATCAACGAGG GTAACCAGAAGGTCCCGCCTGAGGGCAAGGCCGGCCTCAAGTACGGTGTCAGTATCACCGATGCTTGCATTCACTGGGAAGACACGGAAGCTGTTCTTGAGAACCTCGCCCAGGCCGTTCGTACtcggaaagagaaattggcGGTCAACAACTAG